The genomic region ttgggttttgagccacactggggactgtgctcaggtgttaatcctggctctgtgctcagaaatgacccctggcaggctgggggacatgccgggaatcaaactgggtccttcctgggtcagccacatgcaaggcaaatgccctactgctgtgctatctctccagccccctcaactGTATTCTTAACTGTATTTAGTTAGGGTAAGATGGTTTATATTAGTACCAAAATATATGGCATTGGTGCACAAAATGACCTCCACCAAAATGTTCATGGTCCTTCACTATGTTACTGCAAATCATTCATCATTCCCCTATACCACTCTGCCCAGTCTTTAGTTATCATTATTCATTATTGTAATCCAAGTTCATGGAAGTTATTATTATCCAATATTTCCCCTTGTTTTATCTCACTATATACTATAAATAAGTTCTATCACAGTATTTTGTATATAGTCATTTTATATAATTGGTACGTAGATTTTTATAGATGTTTAAGTAGAAATATTTCtacttataaataaatacttttgttaATATTAATCATATGTCATATTACTTAATATATTCTTACATAATCCCCTGATaatattttgttagttttggggacacaacctgcaatgctcaagggttactcatggctcttcactcaagaatcatgCCAGGAAttgctcaggggaacacatgcggttccagggatcaaatctgggtcaatggtgtgcaaggcaagctcattACACcctgtctatctctctggccccaatccccTGATCTATTGACTTGTGAAATTATAAGACTGATAGATatcatgcatttttctttttttatatttttaaattttaggggagggcacacccagagatacacagggattacccctggctatgtgttcagaaatcactcctagggtatatctctagaagtgatGTAGCTGATCATATCGGAGCTcattttccaggttttttttttctaggaatttccatatgggatgcggggtatccaacccaggtctgtcctgggtcagccacgtgaaaggcaaatgccctactgttgtgctatagctctggccctgatatttttaaataaatttaagcttattattattaaatttatgtaGCATGTTTATAATAGCATTAACATTTATAATGTGATATATGCATTTACACTTTACCACCAACAAAATGTCCAAGACCCTGCACTAATGTGTTAATAACATTTATACTCTACCTCCTCATTTCCCTTAAGATCTCACATACCATATAAAATACCGTCATTCTTTTTTAATCCAATGCCCATGGTCCGTCATTCTTCAATAATGtgtattctcttgttttgtttctgtgtattaCAGATAAATGAGGTCATCTGGTATTCTCCTTCATCTAAAttattttcacttgacatatctgATTTCATCTAAGTTGCAGAAAACTGGAAGACTTTTCTTATAGCAAATGCACAATTTTTTATTCCTGcgattgagtataatatttggaACATAAAAGACACTCaattaagggctggagcagtggtgcagagaataaggcatctaccttgctcacactagcctaggacagaccgcggttcaatcccccggtttcccatatggtccctcaagccaggagcgatttctgagcgcataaccaggagtaatccctgagtgtctccaggtgtggctgaaaaacaaaacaaacaaacaaacaaaagacactcAATTGCTAAGTtagcaaaaaaaatgttttgcaatAAGCAGAACCTGGTAGGGGATTGTTGAGACTTTGATGTTTACTATTGTGGTAGCACACACTTGAAGAAAagttaaagtatataaaatatatatatataaatgtatattaagaaaattcagttaaaataagaagcaaacaaaaaatttgacaATAAGTAGAAGAATAATTATACTCAGTGTATGAGTTTTTGAGTTGTAATCTcttttactttacattttttactttttactctacattttaattaataatttaattatttaataggaAATACCCCAAGTTAGCAACAGCTATCATTGATTTAAATCATCCTGAAGGCACATTTCTTTCCCACAATCATTTTGTTGTCCTTAAATACTTAAAAAGTATAAGTATAAAAGAATATTGAGAAAAAGACTTTTCCTAAaacactaaattttttattttgttttatttggggggcacacttggcagtactcactaatgctcaggggttactcccagctctgtactcagaaattattcttggctggcttgggagaccatatgaattgCTGACTCTTGAACTATTGCTTCAACTCCtctctagatatttttttctcattgaacctttcttaattttttgactttttgcAGTAATGGGCACACATGACTTCCATAGTTAAGAATAAAGCCAAAATATAAAACTCCTTTATTCTCTAAAATATCCATTCAAGTGCAAGTCTACTCATTGAGATTACACAGAAGGCAAACtgtcttttatattaaaaaaactattaaCACTTAAAAAGAACTTTCAGATTTCCCCAAATGTTCCCTTATAGATTCCTTATAAAAATTGTTACATTGTTCCTAGATTATTTACATCTTATCTTTGAATGTACACCTACACTAGATAAATTTTCAAAACAGAGGTCATCAAACTATATCAGTTATTTGATGTGTGATTAATTAATGCCCACAATTAATATAATCTCTCTTTGGATTCTACTGAAACATTTGCATTCTGTGGAAACATTGGATTTTAGGGCTCATGACTCTGATAACTCATTTGGAttcataaaaatttcatttttaagggaaattttatttcatttcttggtCCCCAATCTATTTTCATACAAGTAAGGGCACATCTAATACCTTTTAACTTCCTGGCCTTCCTCCTCAAACAGTGAACTCATACAGTGGACTCAGCGGAATGGCAGCATAGTGACAGAATTTATTCTTGTGGGATTTGAGAAGAGCTCCCCTTCAACGCAGATGATACTCTTTGTCCTCTTCCTGGCCCTCTATAGCCTAGCCATGGCCATGAATGGCGTCATCATCTTCATCACCTGGACAGATCCTAGGCTCAACAgtcccatgtacttcttcctgggTCATCTGTCCATCATAGATGTCTGCTTCATCACTGCCACCATCCCACAGATGTTAATTCACCTGGTGGTCAAGAACCATGTTGTCTCCTTTGCCTCCTGCTTGATCCAGATGTATCTAGTTTTTGGTGTGGGTGTTGCCGAATGTATTCTCCTGGCTTTTATGGCCTATGATCGTTATGTTGCTATCTGTCACCCACTTAACTATGCCCAGATCATGAGCCATCAAGTCTGTGTGAGGTTGGTAAGTACAGCCTGGATCACTGGCATGACCAATGGCATCCTACTTGACTACATGACATTCCGTGGTCCATTCTGTAGAGACAACCACATAGAAAACTTTTTCTGTGAGGCCCCCATAGTCATCAGCCTCTCTTGTGGAGATCCACTGTTTAGTATGAAGGTGATATTTTTTGATGCCATCGTTGCTCTTCTAAGTCCCATGGTGCTCATTGTCATCTCCTATGCCCGCATCCTAACCTCCATCCTTGGAAGATCCTCCTCCTCGGGTCGGGGGAAGACCTTCTCCACTTGTGCTTCCCACCTGACTGTGGTCATCTTTTTCTACACCTCAGCTATGTTCTCTTACATGAACCCACGCAGCACACATGGCCCTGACAAGGACAAacctttctccctcctctacaCAATCATTACCCCCATGTGCAACCCCATCATCTACAGTTTtcgaaataaaaaaatgaagagggCCATGATGAGAGCCCTTGCAAGGACTGGCCTGATACAAGAACCTATGTAGTAGAAAATTCCCTAAAGAAAAAGCATCATCTTCTGTCTTCTACTCTCAGTCCTGGGAGGTGGAAATGTCACCAAAACTGATGAAAATCAGGAAAGAATACTCATAGCTTCCTTGTGACCGCATCAGACCTATAAGTTCCATACCTGGGAGTTGGGAGGCTCCCCTGGTAATGCTCTGAAACTATGCAATACTGGAGATTAAACTGAGAGCTCCTACATACAAAGGTCTAGTTCTTTCAGCAGTCAATCCAACCCCTTAGAAATGTATCTTCATGGCTAATGCTGATATCTGATCTCATTTTAAATGCAGGCTGATCTTTCCAAACTTCTCTTAATACTGGAGAAGCAACGTGTAACAAAATGcagtttatttgaaaatttaggGAAAGAAGAATATACTTCAAAAAACATTTTGAGTGTCAGAGACTTGGTACAGGTGTTAAGGTGTTTTCTTTCCATCCCAGTATGGTCCCAGACAGAACAAACAGTCCATTAAGCACtcaaagaattattcctgagcacaaatttAGGAATAATACCTGAACATTGTTAAACCTccccacaataaaaagaaaaagtatttgaatGCATTTTCATGAACATTTCTTTAGATGATTTATTAAGTTAATAAGGCCAACTTTTAGgggaaaaattgaaaaacaagtGAGTCAAAGAAACATGTTGAACTTAAGAGGAACATGACTTGGGAGAAACATGCTAGGAAGTGTTTGATTCTACATACAAAATTGAGGAAACTTCAAAATTCTTCAAGAAACTTTCTAGTAAAATCTACCAGTTTATTGATTGTATtgtattacttttcattttttaaggtttttttgtctgtttttgttttggggccacaccaggtgacgctcaggggttcctcctggctatgcgctcagaagtcgctcctggcttgggggaccatatgggacactgggggatagaaccatggtccatcctaggctagcatgggcaaggcagacgccttgcctttTGCTTTTTAAAGCCCAGTAACAGGAACAACCAGAATGCCAATATATGTagagaagtgggaagagagagtgCAGAAAAGCAGCAGAAACTGTAAAGAGGAGAGTAACCACAACAGGAATCATGCATGAGATGTGGCCTATGCAATGGAGTATCATAGGGTCAACGAAGCTTCAAATGACATCCGCACTGTgtaacaacattttaaaataactcttcattggggctggagcaataggacagcagtagggtgtttgcccctgaatgtggctgacccacgatggacctgggttcaatccccgcatTCCCCCAatgcaggagccatttctgagcacagagccaggagtaatccctgagtgtcaccaggtgtggcccaaaaccaaaacaaaacaaaacaaaaaacaacaaaaaacacttaATTTTATCTTAGGCACCGAGGCTTATTAATTTATTACTCATGTTCATACATCaaatattccagcaccacactTTCTACATAAAtttatgatgtttttttttcaattgaattTTTGTCATTAGTACGAATTTATACTGTATAATTTGAGTATATTTTTAGTGAAGGGTCTTCTATTGCCTTAGTGACAATAACTCACTTTCCTAAAATCCATTATTAAAACTTCTATCATCTACCTTTCCTGGCCCTATTCTGTCATCCTAATTCTAGAACAGTTTACTTACATGGTGATGATTTTCTCTGGAGTCAACTTTaacaatatatgaaaatatcaCTGATTTTCACCAACAGAGTGGGAAATCTAATAAGTAGTGATTAGGATTGTTGCTCAAATTTTCTACTATACACAAATTTCCTACTGAGCaccaaaaaaagtattattttgttCCAATTGTTGGTATTACTGAGGTATTAAAAGGGTAGAGTCAGAAATGTGACAACATAAATTAATATGCCAAAAAAGAGACAGAATATGTCAAAGCAAAAATAGAACATAAATAGATATTTCATAGATATTTTATGATTGACCTAGGGCAGGATTTCTGCTGGCACTGTCATAGCAATCTTCTATGTAAATATAAGATCTGTTATCCACCCTTCTCAGCTAAGACTGAATCTTCTCAAACATTTTCTGAGTCTTATGTCACCTTAATACTAAAAGCAGAGACATcacttttaaaaaacagaaaattacagaccaattttCTTGATAAATTTAGATGCAAATATCACCATAAAAACCCCACAAACAAAAttcaacaatatattaaatgtagTCTACATCACAACCAAGTGGTTTTACCCAGGGAATCAAGGATGAAGGCTCAATGAGTAAAATCAATGAACATAAAATGTTGCATTAATAAAAGTAAAGATCATAATCATGTTATACcatcaatatatgcaaataaaacatttgacaagattcaaAACCCATTTATCATTTCtcaaaaatctctttaaaaaatgGGACAAGGTGGAGCATGTCTTAATACTGAAAAGGCCTTTTATCACAAACCCACAATTCATCATACTCGACAGTGAAAAGTTGAACATTTTTCTCAAGATCAGGCCCAAGATAAGCATATCTATTCTCACCATATTATCCAATATAGCATGGACAGTCAATATTATCCTCCACTCACATAAATAGTATTCAACACTTTAAATTCATACTTTACTTTCATactcatatatagtatatacataaataataccTTATACATAGTTTTCAACATAATaatgttacatattttaaaatatcacagaATGAAAGgacattacattatatatatccATGGAAAAAATCTAAAAACCCTCCTATATAGCAAAGTAATAGACTAAAAATGTCAGTGCACTAAAACTTACTTCATTTTACATAAAACATACTTACGTAGACAGAAAAAAAGTTTTGATCCCAATTAGAATGGTAtacccaaaactaaaagaaaaaacaacaaagtgaAAGACATACTTATAATTCACTACCAAAAGAATAAgtcacaaaaaaacagaaacataatTTTGCTCATGGATTACAAGGGTATCATTAGACTAGGTTCCATAAAATACTCTATGGAAAACATACATGGAACTCTCCAGGACATAGACTTtagagatttttaattatttaattaatagaaataacataatagaaattttaaatgtaaaatttaacacttgacaaagataacaaaaataaaaaataaacaaatgggactagagaaaatgtaaaaattcttacatagcaaataaaacaaaataaaaacatcctgctgaatagaagaaaatattggcACATAATACATCACAtcaagggttaatatccaagattttAATATCCACCAACAAAGCTCAACAgcaaaatataaatcaattacAAActgggaagaaatgaaaagatatttgAATATAGAGGACCTAAGTATggttaatatacatatttaaaagtgTTCATTGCCAAGCATTATTAAGGAAATCTAATCAACACAATAAGTTTCATCTCATGCCAGTAGCAAAGGCATatgtcaaaaatactgggaacaactAGTGTTGAAATTGTGGTGAAAAGGAAATCCATTCACTTTTGGTGAGAATGTCATTTTTGGTTCAGTTTcttggaaaaagtaaaaataaagcttCCATATTACTCAGTGTtttcatttcttggcatctaccccccaaacacaaaaaacattaatGATATAATGTGCATGTACTCATATGGCAGCACTTAATACAATAGCGCAATAGTCAtacatgaaaacaaacaaaatgtccatTGATGGATGGTGTTGGGTTCCCTGTGATGCTGTTCCCAAACAGCCTGTATACAGAACCTGTAGAGCAACTGTTCTTGGGGATCCCATAGAACAACTTTTTGGGGGACTCTCCTGGAGATGAAAACTTCAGACACCGTTCAAGAAATAGGGACGGACAACACAGAGAGGTACCATCTTTCCATGGTTAATGATGACTTGCAGACCAcctctcctccctcacagagagctctgagAAGGGAGTTAATGGGTCACTTTTATTGCCCACTGTGTTGTTCCTGAAACATTCCTAAGCTCCAGTGTTCATGCTTGCTTTCTCCCTGAGGCCCCACTCATCCTGGCTGTGCTTCTGCTATGTGTGTGGCCCTGTCACTTCCTCTTGTCCTAGCCAAGCATTGTTGGAATGAAATAAAGGGTTTCTGGCCATCAGACTGGGACCTGTTCTTTACTGGTTAACAGCTGATGGTAACATCCTCGGGACTGAACACACTGGCAAGATAGAAGTTGACGCTTGCTCATTAGCTGATTGGGTTGACATAGATGGCTAATTAAGTGGCatatgtgtgttttgtgtgtgacTTTAAAGAAGATAGGACCATGCAGTCACTGCAATATGGATACAACTGAaagatatcatgttaagtaaaatagGTCATGGGAAAAGGGCAAGTATTagatattctcactcatctagggtataaaataaaaggaatggaTAGTATCAAATGATAACAAGTGCTTTTTTAGGGTCACAAATGTGGGAATACTAACCAAAGGGAATGTGATAACAAGTGCTATTTTTAGAGTTACGAAacagaagaaatattaaaaaaaggtctggcctggagagatagcacagcagataggaatATTGTGTTGCATAAAATTGATCCAGATTCAAGCCCCACCATCTAATATGGACCCCCCaggcactgctagaagtgattcttgagtgcagagccaggagtaactcttaaaaGTTTAGGGGTATGGCCCCCGCCATCTCCCAAAAAATATCAAGCAAGGAGAAAAGGTGGAGAGGCGTGAATAAAGATGTGGTCTGGAAGTGGCATAGAGGGGTTGATAGTTTGAATAGTTTAGTAGTAGTAAGTTGTAAAAGCTATGTATATCATAAACTGTAACTATTAATGTTATTGTGAACATGTGACCTAAATTacaataatttaacatttttaagtttatagcTCCAAAGAAAGTATAGTGAAGAAGATTGCCATGCTTGCAACTGACTCCAGTTGGATCCCGGCACCCAAAAAGAGTCCCCAAGAAAGGGCAGAAGCTATCCCCAGGTAGACTTAAGAGTAATCCAGGAGTATTGATGGTGTGTGTGGCCTAACCCCTCCCCATGCCACTCTATTCAAAACATGAGTACAATCCTTACCAAAATTTCCATGGCATTACTTAAAGGCAGAgaataaatacttataaatttcatataaaattattgtgttccagaatagacaaaacaaattatgaaaaaatgGGAAGTTTAAAATTCcctaattttaaactataaaaaatactaataaaatatgtCTGCTACAGAATAAAAAACAGACTTTGAAATCATTAGAATAGAATTGAGAATCTTGATATAAAGACATTTAGTTTAAAATAGACCTCTAGGTGAAACAAATGTTTTCAACAAAAGTGAAGtgctgcaggggtcctcaaagtttttaaacagggggccagttcactgtccttcagactgttggagggccagattataataaaaacaaaaattatgaacaaatttctatgcacactgcatagatcttatttagaagtgaagaaacaaaatgggaataaatacaatatgtggcccacgggccgtagtttgaggaccattgtgaGGATCAAAGTAAGTACAGTGGGcacgtggccaatctggatttgaaccccagcaccaaatatggtccccattCATATTGTcattagtgatccctgaacacagagccaggaatagtcagatgtgaccccaaaaccaagaaactgaaaagaaagaaaaagaaaattgtaaccTAATAATAATTCGggcaatagtatagtgaataaggtgcttgttctccaaacaagtggaagcagagataaacagatgggaatatattaagctgaaagactatactttcagggatcatttctatagtatggaaatatattaagctgagaagcttctgcatctcaaaggatatAGTTCCCAGGAGACAAAAGCAACcttctgagtgggagaaactattcacccaatacccatcagataaggggctaatatccaaaatatataaggcactgacagaactttacaagaaaaaaaatctaattccatcaaaaaataaggagaagaaatgaacagactctttgtcaaagaagaaatacaaatagccaaaaggcacatgaaaaaaaatgctccacatcactaatcatcagggggatgcaaatcaaaacaactatgaagtaccatctcacaccacagagattggcacacatcacaaagaatgagaacaagcagtgctggtggggatgtggggagaaaagtactcttattcactgctggtgaatttatggaaagcaatatggagattcctccaaaaactggaaattgagctcccatacaatccagctataccactcctagggatatgccctaggaacacaaaaatgcgaTACAAaaatcctatattcattgcaacgctctttacaatagccagactctggaaacaaccaagatgcccttcaacagacgaatggctaaagaaactgtggtacatatacacaatggaatattatgcagccatcaggagagatgaagtcatgaaattttcctatgcatagatgtacacgaaatctattatgcttagtgaaataagtcagagggagagagatagatgcagaatactctcactcatctatgggttttaagaaaaaatgagacatttttgcaataattcccagagacaaaagagaagagggctggaaggtccagctcacgacataatgctcaccacaaagagtgatgagtgcagttagagaaataactacattgagaactatcatgacagtgtgaatgaatgagggaagtagaaagcctgtctatagtacaggtggggtttgggtggggaggaggaagatttgggacattggtgatgttgcactggtgaagggaggtgttctttacatgactgaaacccaaccataatcatgtttgtaatcaaggtgtttaaataaagatattaataaaaaaagaataaggtgcttgccttccatgggGCCAGCCCCCATTCTGATAACCCTCTATAGTTTTCAGCCCATAGACTGGTCTTACCTGAGACCATATAATTTATTAGAAGAGTTTGTTCCAAGTTTTTGAAGAGAATTGGGATTTTAATGagtattgcattaaatatgtatgatACTTTGGATAGGAAGTTCATTAAAGTTCATTTGGGTAGGAACTTTATTAAACAAGCCAATGATTAttctttaagtaaattaatagggtaataataagtaaatagaaacattctatttcttggtatcttctatttctttcaccaATAACTTATAGTTTTCACCATAGAAATCTGTCAactccttttttaaaatgatgcttttaaatactatttttaaaaagattgtgttcttaatttcattttcttctaactCATATTTTTGTATGCAGAAATACAAccaattttatatatgtgttaaTATTGTATTCTCCGACCTTGcttgtattaatttatttttcctaaaagtttTGGGGATATAATACATGGAGTTTTTGATGTACATTGTCATCTGCATATAGCCATAATTTAACTCATATTCTAG from Suncus etruscus isolate mSunEtr1 chromosome 11, mSunEtr1.pri.cur, whole genome shotgun sequence harbors:
- the LOC126022206 gene encoding olfactory receptor 10AD1-like, with amino-acid sequence MQRDENSSGQSAKVLFIQLTLESAQGESSCEILIDMITSSRSDPNIRCLRSSYEIVSLICSTNRVKVKPFSAIETEMSELIQWTQRNGSIVTEFILVGFEKSSPSTQMILFVLFLALYSLAMAMNGVIIFITWTDPRLNSPMYFFLGHLSIIDVCFITATIPQMLIHLVVKNHVVSFASCLIQMYLVFGVGVAECILLAFMAYDRYVAICHPLNYAQIMSHQVCVRLVSTAWITGMTNGILLDYMTFRGPFCRDNHIENFFCEAPIVISLSCGDPLFSMKVIFFDAIVALLSPMVLIVISYARILTSILGRSSSSGRGKTFSTCASHLTVVIFFYTSAMFSYMNPRSTHGPDKDKPFSLLYTIITPMCNPIIYSFRNKKMKRAMMRALARTGLIQEPM